The Urbifossiella limnaea nucleotide sequence CGTGCTGGTGACGCCGGACACGCCGCTGCTCATGTTCTGGGCGCTGTACCTGTTGTGGCTCGTCAAGACGCACGAGAAGCTGGAATTGGAAGGCGTGCCGTGGTGGCAGTGGTGCCTCGGCGGCGTCGCACTCGGCTGCGGCATCCTCGGCAAGTACACCACCGGCCTGGCCGTGATGGGCGGCTTCCTCACCTTCGCCGTCGCGGTGCCCTGGCGGCGCTGGGTCGTGGGCTACGCGGGGCATCTGGCCGTCGCGTTCGTGGTGACGCTGCCGATCCTGATCCACAACATCCGCCACGACTTCGCGCCGTTGCTGTACCAGTGGAAGCACTCGATGAGCAGCCCGGAGCCGGGCGTGATGCCGTTTCTGGGCTTCGTCGGCATCCAACTGCTGCTGTTCGGGACGATCCCGTTCGTTGTTTTCGGCTGGGCGGTGCTGAACCGCCGGTTCGTCCTCGCCGACCCGCGGCTGCGGGCGTGTGCGGGGCTGTTCGCGTTCCCGTTCGCGTTCTTCCTGTTCAAGGCGACCCGCGGCCCGCTCGAAGGGAACTGGGCGCTCGCGTGCTACATCGCCGTCTGGCCGCTCGCCGCGGTGTGGTACGACCGGCTGCGCGAGGGCGGGTTCTGGAAGCGCGTCACCCCGCTCGGCTTTAGCATCCCGGCGGTTGCCGTACTGCTGTTGGCCGTGCACCTGGTGCGGCCGCTGCCGCTGCTGTCGCCGCAGGCCGACCGCGTGACCCGGCAGCGGTCGAAGATGGAGCTCGCCCGGTCGCTTGCCGAAACGCTTCGCGGCAAGGACGAGCCCGTGTTCGTCGCCAGCTACCAGTGGGCGGCGCTGCTCCGGTTCCACGGCGTGGACGCCCACCAGATCGACGGCATCACCCGGCCCAGCCACTTCACGCAGACGCCGGAGCGGCTGGCGGGGCGGGAGCGGGTGCTGGTGTTCGCCGACGAGCCGATCCCGGCCGAGATGACCCGCGGGTTCGACCCGCCGCGGGGCGTGCGCGTGTTCCCGCTCGTGGTCCGCGGCGAGCTCGTGGGCGGGTACTGGTTGTTGGAATACTGCCGGTCGGGGGGTGTGCGCGGGCCGGACGGGGGCACGACTGCGGCGGCGCGCCTTGACCCACCCGGGGGGGACTTGCCACGATAGCCGGATAAGGGCCGCCCCCCGGCCCGAGCGACTCGCCGCCCTGGACCCGATGCGCCGCCGACCCTCCAAGCTCGTGACCCTACCCGAGCACGTCATCGCCACCCCCGCCCGACTGGCGGCCGCCACGGCCCACCTCTCGGCCGCCCCGATCATCGGGTTCGACACCGAGTTCGTCGGCGAGGACTCGTACCGGCCCGAGCTGTGCCTCGTGCAGGTGTCGTCGTCGCAGGCGCTGTTCGTGATCGACCCGTTCGCCTGCGGCCCGCTCGACGCCTTCTGGGAGGTCATGACCGACCCCGCGAAGGTGATCGTCGTTCATGCCGGGCGGGAAGACCTGCGCATCTGCAACTTCGCGGCCGGGAAGGCGCCGGCGAAGGTGTACGACGTGCAGGTCGCCGCCGGCCTCGCCGGGCTGAGCTGGCCCATCGGCTACGCCGGGCTCGTGTCCGAACTCCTCGGCCACCGCATGAACAAGGGCGAGACGCTGACCGACTGGCGCCGCCGCCCGCTGGCCGCCGCCCAGCTGCGGTACGCCTTCGACGACGTGCGCTTCCTCCTGCCGGCGCACAAGAAGCTGACCGACCGGCTAACCCGCGACCAGCGGCTGGAGTGGGCCGAGGAGGAGTTCGTCACGTTCACCGACAAGGCGGTCGCCGACGACGTGACGGCCGAGCGGTGGCGGCGCGTGAAGGGGACCGGCGGGTTCGACCCGCGCGGCCTCGCGGCGGTGCGCGAGCTCCACGCCTGGCGCGACGGCTTCGCCCACCGGGTGAACCGCCCGGCCCGGATGCTCATGCGAGACGACGTGCTGGCCGAGATCGCCCGCCGGCTGCCGAAGTCGCTCGACGACCTGCAAAACCTCCGCGGCCTGCCGCGCGGCGAGCAGGACGCCATCCTCTCGGCCGTGTCGCGGGCGCGGGCGCTGGCCGCCGACGAGCTGCCGGGCGTGGAGCCGAAGGAGAGCGATTCGCCGCAGATCACGCTCATGGCGAACCTCCTCGGCGTCGTGCTCACGGACCTGTGCTCGCGGATGAAGCTGGCGTCGAACCTGGTGGCCACCACGTCCGACCTGAAGGCCGTGGCCCGCTCCCGCGCCTGCGGCGGCGAGCTGCCCGACGTGCAGTTGACGCGGGGCTGGCGCGGCCGGCACATCCTTCCGGAACTGCTCGCGGTGCTGGACGGCCATCACGCGCTGCGGGTGGTAAAGCCCACGTCGCTGGCACCGCTCGCGTACCTGCCCGTGTCCGAGCCGTTGCCCGCGGCGGACGCCACGCTTGCCGACGGACCCGAGGAATCGGCCGAAACCTGACCGCTCGATTCGGCGCGGCGTGTCCTACACTTCCCGGCCCGCTCCGCCGAGGAAGTCATGGCCCGCGCCACCGTTCGCCGCTCCGACGCACACGACCTGCCGCCCGTCTGCTGCGTCTGCGGTGAGGGCGCGACCTGCACCCGTACCGAGACCTTCCGCCGCAGCGCCGGCTGGGTGTCGTGGTCGCTGCTCCTGTGCGGCCTGCCGTGGCTCGCGCCCGACCTGTTTCCCCGCACGCGCGCCGGCAGCCTGGCCAACGTCGCCTGTGCCCTGCCGTTCCTGTACGGCGTCGTGTTCGCCCGCCGGTCGATCGACCTGGCGCTGCCGGTGTGCGACCGCCACCGCCGCCGCAGCAAGCGGGCGTGGGTGGCGCTCGGAATCGGGCTGCTGGCGGCGCTCGCCACCGGCTTCGGCTCCGAGTTCGTCGGCAAGCAGCGCGCCACGGATCTGTACCTGATCGCGTTCCTTGTCGGGCTGGCGAGCGTCGTGCTGGCGGTCGCGCTCGTCGACGACCGGGTGCGGGCGGCGACCATCGACGAGCGCTCAATCACGCTGGACCGCGTGAGCGACGCCTTCGCCGCGGCCGTCGAGGGTGGCGGGCCGCGGCGCGAGCGCGAGCGCGAGCCGGCGGCGGACGGCGGCGGGATGAATTTGGCGACGGCCCGCTACTACCGCGGCTGAACCGGCCGGCCGTATAACGGACGGGACGACCGGGAGGCCGCATGTCGACCGCGCTCAAGTGCCCGAACCCGAGCTGCCCGTACCTCTTCGACCCCACCCAGGTGCCGCCCGGGTCGCTGCTGACGTGCCCGCGGTGCGGCATGCGCTTCACCCTCGGCCCGCCGCCCCCCCCCGCCTACCCGTCAGCATACCCGCCGCCGCAACCCCCGCCGGCCCCGCTCCCGCCCCCCGAACCCGCCGCTCAGCCCGCCGCGCGGCCCGCCGCGCGGGCGGTGCCTCCGAGCCCGGTGAGCACCGGGAACACGCTGCTCCTCGTCGTCGTCGGCGTGGCGATGCTGATGGGCGTCGGCCTGATGGTGTACTTCCGCATCAACCCGCTGCGGACCGGCGGCCCGACCGCGTCGCCCGGCGAGATGCGCGAGCGGAACCTCACGTTCGACCCGCCCGGCGCCCCGTGGGTGCAGGACGACGACGTGCGGGTGAAGCTCGGGGCGCCGTTCTTCCTCGCCTACCGGCGCGAGAACCCGGAGGCGTTCATGGCCTTCGCCGCCCGCGACTACGACACCCGTAACCCGCGGCCGAGCGAGCTGCGCGACGGCCTCCTCCGGCCGCTCAACACGCTCTTCGACGAGCTGACGACGAACAAGGTCGAGAACGGCAAGTGGCTCGGCGAGCCGGCGGTGGGGTTCGAGTTCCGCGGCCTCGGCAAGAAGAGTGGTCAGACGTGGGTTGGCGAGTCCCACGCCGTCTCGGCGAAGGGGTTCGCGTACTGGTCGATCTGCTGGACCGGCGAGGGCGACTCGGCGGCCGCGTTCCCGGAGTTCGACGCCGTCCGGGGCCGGTTCCGGCTGCTGACCGCCCGCGACAAGTGGACGCCGAAGGAGGGGACGACGCGGCCGTTCGGCGGGCACAAGTACGACTTCCAGGTGCTCGACGGCGAGGGGATCTGGAACGAGCCGCCGGACGGGAAGGCGGAGGACTTCGACCCGGCCGGCAACCTGTACCTGCGGGCGAAGGAGAAGCGGAAGGGCCGCGACTTCCCGCTGGAGGCCGAGTTGCTGGTGCTGGTGCTGCCGCCGGCCGGCGACGACCCGCTGGCCCAGGGGGTGAAGCACGTCCAGGAGGCGCGGCGGGCCGAGGTGGAGAAGACGCCCGGGGTGAAGCTGGTGTTCACGCCGCGGACCGGCGAGCCGGAGGGCGACCCGGCCAACCCGATCGACGAGACGGCCCCGGTGGCGCGGTTCGAGGAGAAGGCCGTGGGGGCGCGCGGGGCGAACCGGCTGCGGGTGGTGTCGGCCCGGCGGATGGGCGAGAAGGTGGTGGTGGTGACGGCGTGGTGCGCCTGGGAAGACCGCCTCGTCTTCGAGGACCGGCTGAAGCAGATCGCCGGCTCGTTGCGGGAAGGGCCGTAAATCCAAGCTCACGCGGAGCCGCAGAGAGACCCAGGCATCTCGGTTCTCTCTGCGGCTCTGCGTGAGCTTGCTTCATCTCTCGCGCTCGGCGTCCGGCGGGCGGAGGAAGTCGAGCTCGGGGTTCGGCACGTAGGGTTCGTCGTCGCCGCGGCGGGCCAGGGGGTTCGGCCGCGGGCGTACCGAAACCACGTGCCGGGTCGCCCACCAGCGGACGAGGTTGTACGCCGCGAACGCCAGCGCCAGCATCCCGGTCATCGACCCGCCGAGGCCGCCGATCTGGCCGCGGGCCTTCTCCGGCAGCACCGCCTCCGGGGCCAGCAGCGCCGTAGCCACGCCGAGCCACAGGGCCATCAGTATCAGGCTGTAGTGTCGCCGAAACATCGCGCCTCCCCCCTGCCGGCATCTTACGTGCGCACCAGCGCCACCGCCGCCACGATCAGGGCGAACGCCGCCGCCGTCCGCCACGTCGGCACCTCGCCGAGGTAGAAGAACGCGAACACGACGAACACGCTGACGGAGATCGCCTCCTGAATCACCTTCAGCTGCGTGGCGGTGAGGTGGCCGTAGCCGAGGCGGTTGGCCGGCACCTGGAGGGCGTACTCGGGGAGGGCGATGACCCAGCTAACGAGGCCGACCCAGTACCAGGCGGCGTCGCGGTGCTTGAGGTGGCCGTACCACGCGACCGTCATGAAGGCGTTCGACCCGACCAGGAGGAGGACCACGGCGGCGATCGGGTTCATCAACGGTCCTCGCGTGTCAAACGTCACTCGTACCGCCGGGCGATGCGGTCGGCCTCGGCGTCCTTCTTCTGCGCCCGCAGGGCCGCCAGTAGCAACGTCCGTGCCTCCTCGTGGGCCAGGTCGAGCCGCAGCGCCTCGCGGGCCGCGCGCTCGGCCGCGCCCGCGTTCCCGCCGTCGAGCCGCAGCCGGGCCAGCCGCAGGCGGGCCGGCAGGTCGTCCGGGTCGCGGGCGGTCATCTCCGCGAGGACATCGGCAAGCGGGTCGGCCTTCTTGAGCACGGTGTACAACCGGGCCAGTTCCGGCAGCCAGTCCGGCCCTTCGGACGCTGCCTTTCGGCCGCGTTCGAACACGACCGCGGCGGCGTCGTACTCCTTCGCCGCAGTCAGCGCCCGGCCCAGCGCCAGCAGCACGCGGGCGTCGTCGGGGTTCTCC carries:
- a CDS encoding glycosyltransferase family 39 protein, producing the protein MSGRGFGWLLAGLVPVYLVLAAVVPPADDELYYWCWSESLQWSYYDHPPMTAYLIRAATAVFGDTLFAIRLPAVLSTLTVLGVVGYLTRPRSLLPLVVCTPLFTLGAVLVTPDTPLLMFWALYLLWLVKTHEKLELEGVPWWQWCLGGVALGCGILGKYTTGLAVMGGFLTFAVAVPWRRWVVGYAGHLAVAFVVTLPILIHNIRHDFAPLLYQWKHSMSSPEPGVMPFLGFVGIQLLLFGTIPFVVFGWAVLNRRFVLADPRLRACAGLFAFPFAFFLFKATRGPLEGNWALACYIAVWPLAAVWYDRLREGGFWKRVTPLGFSIPAVAVLLLAVHLVRPLPLLSPQADRVTRQRSKMELARSLAETLRGKDEPVFVASYQWAALLRFHGVDAHQIDGITRPSHFTQTPERLAGRERVLVFADEPIPAEMTRGFDPPRGVRVFPLVVRGELVGGYWLLEYCRSGGVRGPDGGTTAAARLDPPGGDLPR
- a CDS encoding ribonuclease D, whose protein sequence is MRRRPSKLVTLPEHVIATPARLAAATAHLSAAPIIGFDTEFVGEDSYRPELCLVQVSSSQALFVIDPFACGPLDAFWEVMTDPAKVIVVHAGREDLRICNFAAGKAPAKVYDVQVAAGLAGLSWPIGYAGLVSELLGHRMNKGETLTDWRRRPLAAAQLRYAFDDVRFLLPAHKKLTDRLTRDQRLEWAEEEFVTFTDKAVADDVTAERWRRVKGTGGFDPRGLAAVRELHAWRDGFAHRVNRPARMLMRDDVLAEIARRLPKSLDDLQNLRGLPRGEQDAILSAVSRARALAADELPGVEPKESDSPQITLMANLLGVVLTDLCSRMKLASNLVATTSDLKAVARSRACGGELPDVQLTRGWRGRHILPELLAVLDGHHALRVVKPTSLAPLAYLPVSEPLPAADATLADGPEESAET
- a CDS encoding BRcat domain-containing protein, coding for MSTALKCPNPSCPYLFDPTQVPPGSLLTCPRCGMRFTLGPPPPPAYPSAYPPPQPPPAPLPPPEPAAQPAARPAARAVPPSPVSTGNTLLLVVVGVAMLMGVGLMVYFRINPLRTGGPTASPGEMRERNLTFDPPGAPWVQDDDVRVKLGAPFFLAYRRENPEAFMAFAARDYDTRNPRPSELRDGLLRPLNTLFDELTTNKVENGKWLGEPAVGFEFRGLGKKSGQTWVGESHAVSAKGFAYWSICWTGEGDSAAAFPEFDAVRGRFRLLTARDKWTPKEGTTRPFGGHKYDFQVLDGEGIWNEPPDGKAEDFDPAGNLYLRAKEKRKGRDFPLEAELLVLVLPPAGDDPLAQGVKHVQEARRAEVEKTPGVKLVFTPRTGEPEGDPANPIDETAPVARFEEKAVGARGANRLRVVSARRMGEKVVVVTAWCAWEDRLVFEDRLKQIAGSLREGP
- a CDS encoding DMT family protein; the encoded protein is MNPIAAVVLLLVGSNAFMTVAWYGHLKHRDAAWYWVGLVSWVIALPEYALQVPANRLGYGHLTATQLKVIQEAISVSVFVVFAFFYLGEVPTWRTAAAFALIVAAVALVRT